In Episyrphus balteatus chromosome 4, idEpiBalt1.1, whole genome shotgun sequence, the sequence GCCTAAgtttagcccaggatagcccaaaattttgttttcgctaGCCTACctttagttctaaaattataacggaattatattttttttacctcaaaaatcacaaaatataactttttttattcagtgttaAAAACCTTTtgttcatatcagaaaccgaaaaaattgagatttttttccTGTTTTCATAGCATTTTGTAGGCAAAAAATAGAATATAATTCTATGAAACAAGTGATTAAGCcccaaatacaattttttttccaaatttgccTTGTTCGATTGCCTAAgtttagcccaggatagcccaaaattttgttttcgctaGCCTACctttagttctaaaattataacggaattatattttttttacctcaaaaatcacaaaatataactttttttattcagtgttaAAAACCTTTtgttcatatcagaaaccgaaaaaattgagatttttttcctgtgacaaaatcgttagtttaaaacttaatttgcCTAAGGTTAGTCCAAGACAgcccaaattttattttcactatccttcccttagtttaaaaataattattatagaagcactattttttattcacctcacaaaaaaaaatagtacgcatacaccacagtgaactttttaatttataatttagaaaaagtacaTCCACTCGTGTGGgcattgcgcctcaaatgttatttatttgacttatggccaatttttcaatagtcagataaacctcagttagaggttattcctaggaataaaagttttttttatattgacatttattcctctgatagtctaactgacgattgaaaaatcagggcttagaattcttatttgatttttttcgttagcccacctctatttcaaaaattatgacaaaaaactttttcaaactaCCAACCtcttgaaaaccaaaatttactTCACATAGCTAAAAGGggaagttattaaaaaaaaatttgttttgcagTATGtggattttaaacaattaagttATAGTAACTGAATTATAAATTTCAGTATCTAGAAGGACAACTATTTAAAACAAGTACCATTCTAACGAACTTACAGTTgtgcttttatttattaatttattcaaaagaaaTTCATCAAAGACAAATAATGTCTTCCTctataattataatatttatttaagtcTAGACCTGCAAAATAGTTAATTCACAAGTACTTGCATTATACATATTTCCCTCTACCGCTATATGCTCAATTATTTTACAGTCTTATGGTTTTGagatttctttttcttctttagtaTCTTCTGAGTTTAGTTTTGTCTTCTTTTCCACCAAAGGTTTCTGTTTGCTAGATGTTTTTTTACTGCTTCCTTTGACTTCATCTTTAGCTGGCAAAATCTCCGATCTTGGTGCACTGCTTAAGCCGTTTTCAACTGTTGGACTTGTTGTGGGTTGCCTAATAGCGTTTGATATAGCTTGACCAAAACGATCGAATGCTTGGCCAAAACGATTTGCAATTGTGGGACGATCCTTGTCATCAGTGATCACACCATTGGGATAGTAGACAAATATACCTTCCTTCTGGCCGAATGGACCTTGTTGTTGGTACCGCTGGGTATCGAATTCTGAGACTTGTGGCCGTCTGACTGGAACACTTGAAGGTCTGAAAACGGATTCAAATGAATATTGTTGCTGGGGCTGGATCTGTGGCTGAGGTTGTGGTTGTGGTTGTGGTTGTGGTTGTGGTTGTGGTTGTGGTTGTGGTTGTGGTTGGGGTTGGAGTTGGTACTGTGGCTGTGGTTGAATTTGTGGCTGTTGTTGTGCCTGGAGCTGCATCTGTTGCTGGTACTGCTGAATCTCTTGAGGAGTTGGTACATACTGTTGGGCACTTTCATGATTTATTTGCTCCTGATGGTCACTTGGTTGCTCCTGTTCTGGTTGTTGTTGAGTAGATTGGTCTGCACTCGCATAGAACTGAGGTTCATATTGGCCTTGAATCTGTTGCGCTTGTTGCTGGTACTGAGGCTGTGAAATAACTTCTTGATATTGGACTTGTTGATGTTGCTCCTGATAGTGATGAGGTGACTGGTCTGCGCTAGCATAAAATTGAGGCTGGACCTGGAATTGAGGTTGTGGCTGGAATTGAGGCTGTACCTGTTGCGGCTGGTACTGGATCTCCTGAACTTGTGGATGATGTACTACTTGAGGTTGAGGCACATACTGCGGAACAACTTGTTGTTGCGGTTGTTCCTGATAGTATACCTGTTGTGGAAAACCATTTTGAACATTCACTGGTAATGGTgccggtggtggtggtggtccTTGAAAGACATACGTCGCTGTAGGATGATTAGCTAGAGAGTAtccaatatttgcatttgacTGTTCGGGAGTTGGTGTTTGACCACGcttgaaaaagtttaatataaGTGGAATACTTTTACTATCTACTGCTGAATCCTTGGCAATGCTTCGTGATTGTGCTACATCAGCTCCATCGTTGGCTTGAATTTGATGAATACTCAACTCGATATTATTCTTTTGTGCTGTGTAATGCGCAACCATATgtttgatttctgatttttcaATTGTTGGCAAGGATGTTTTCAATTTATCTTCTAGCAGACTGATTTGTGCAAGAAGATTATGATGCATTTCAAAAAGTGTCGATAGCAAAACATTCacattttcaggatttttatcATCAACAACTTCTGGTCTATGAACTGGCAATCGAACATCAACTTTTTTGCTTCCAACATCTGCCCTCACAATGGTGAAAGTAAGAATACATCCCAAAATATacaactaaaatttaaaaagaatattaatattataaattttgtaaatatatgtaaatttaaaacttaCGATTGATATATGCATGATGAATGTCAGAGTACTTCTGTTTATTGAAACCTTTGGTGAGTAATCTTTTATAGGATTCTTCCCAGCTTTATACTGGTTctagttttaaaatatatttctctCGCACTTAATACATTCCAATGCAATAGTCAGGTCATTACCATTTAGATGTTCCCCTTGAGGCTTTCTTTATACTATAGAACGGTCGTTCAACTTTGGTTTGTTGAACTATTTTTCTTCTAGTTTGATCGTTGCTGTAGGTATAAATTGACGATATACCTTTTTGATAACTACCCACAAGTTTTAGTGAATTTTTAGTTTgacgaaactatttttttttctttcttctctaATCATTGGTCAGTAAAATGCCATTGAAATGATGAGTCCAAACTATAGGGGTTTCCTCAGatacattattttatatttttttttataaaacacgtTTATTACCAATAAACGTTAGAAATTGAACTTGATGCCTATATTTATGTAAATATattgcaattaaatttaaataaaacggtAAATGATAGTGGGTTAAAGCTTACGCAGAGAGAAACCTTTGGATATTTGGACACAATCCAACAAGGCTAAGAACCAACTTGATATTACGATAACTTTGAAGATACTAACTGAAACTAGAGACTTTTAAGTCTTTGATGGCTGAAATAAATATgaaacctttttttcaaaataggcaGAAGGGGAAATAGATAATATATGCATTgcatattatatacatattctTTTAAGAACATGTTTCCTGATGAGCTCGACTTCGCCCTACTCTTtactttcttatttaaaaaaaaaagatatcatTTGGGATCAATGGGATAACAACCATGTGTGTTTTATTGATCTTGTTTCGTAACTTGTTATCATGGTTCatatacagaaaaaataaaagtctttAAAGAATATGAGAGAAAATGCAGAAGATTTTTTAGAGATACCTACTTTTCAATCTTGCATTGCAACTTGTCAGCGATTTATTcaagttgaaattttgtaagacCTGAgagtataaataaaaatcaagttaAAATCCAGGAATATAGTGaagtattatttctttttttacttaggtATACCTACTTCTTATAGAAATTCTGCTTAATCGAGTGCATTTAGACAAAATAACTCTTGACATTTGAGTGCAAGGCTTTTACTAGCCTAAATTTATTGTGTTACCAACAATACTCTTACAATAATTACCAAATATAACAGCAGAGTggtgtttttacttgcgatataggtactatatatcaagttatgcattcgtacaaaaaaaaaagttgagataacatttttccatgacattacgatggtagagaatgccaaaaaagtgggtcccggaagtccgtctgtctgtttgtctgtcagtcagtctgtctgtctgtctgtataaggagctacagcctaaacggatggaccgattgatgtcaaacttggtatgtagcgttatttagcgactctccagaggggtttttggaattaatttgtttggaccaaaaataacggtacttgtcatataccgttttagtaaaattgaaatatctcgaaaacggctccaacgattttgtttaaaaaactcaaatgttagttttaaactAAGGTCTACCttctaatgaatttttttttttttgaaaatcattattaacggtacctggcatagaaccgtttttttttttttcaaatccgattatctccgaaagtgcttattcgatttcaacaaaacttgtgaggaagcatttatacaatttaaatataaaccaaaaaaaataatttttggatttttaaaaaaattttgaaaaatcaaattttcgaaaacgggacattgaattttcttgaaattttgtttttagatgttgattagtgatttctacaaaatggcataccaattttattttaaaacttttttcccaaaaaattattttaaaaaaattagttttttaaaaaacggctctaacgattttgaaatttttttttctaaaaatgcatctttacatatcaatcaaaactgcatacttgttttggagggcaatttgatttcagattttattttattgcttttttaaaccgaattttatttttttttccaaatttctatataaaaagtcttaaaaatttaagcaactttaactctaagagcaagttcgtgcgacccagtcgtgcattttatttttttatgaatttcggcctcaaaaatcatttgcatagccatttttggataaaaaataataaaacttggTATTCTTAAGAACTTTAGTGCACTAAATCCTAAAAAACTGACAtcttttgtttaacaaaatcacgaccaaattaaattaaattttcaaattatctcatttcaatGGGTAAATAAAGTTATGCTATGAGATTTGACATTCTAGTTTGtgacaaaatacacaaaaactaatctgaagtcaaaaaaattctgtgacgtcacgttttaaaattaataacacaATCATGAAAATGCTTTTTgatgccaaattttaaaacaggTACTAAACAACTGATATTTTAGGTTGTTGATATAGTTGATGTAGTTTAATGAGAAATAAGATCACGGTTACAATTGTTAAAATGTCGTCGCTGTATTAGATTTATAGTTTTTTAGGGAATCCGTTATATTTTCAGTACAATAGGTAGgcaattgataatttttttttgaataagtacATATTTGCAGAATGTTGTATGACACTTTTGTTTATCTTCAAAATCAATCAAACTATACTTTAATTAGAAATAGATAGTTGGAATGTAGATAGTTATAATGTGGTACTGAACCTATCAATCGATTGACATCAATAAAATCTATTACTTAATATggtaaatatattaatttttttggattaaatCAGTAATCAGTAAAAATCTAAATGGATTTAATTTtcgtcagtaaaaaaaattaataaacattcgttttgataaaaaaaaagtctagcctagtttatttttcttgtctATGTTATTGCAAACGATCTTCAACAGTATACAAATTTGCTCCTAACTCATCCGAAAATAGCAATcttgttcaaaatttaaatatggttGGTTGAAATGGGCGTTATATCAAATAtattccaacttttttaaatCATGCAGTTCCttactttttgttgttttgaaaaccaTGTTTTGCATTCCAAATTCagcaagtttttgaaataacggtTTCTGCAGTGAAGATCACTACAATTTTGGGTGACACAAATGTTTTTAGcttcttaaaaaagaaaagcCATAATAAAGAAAATCGcgtattaaaaatcttaaatgcCTTACACATTCCTTTTTCATAGCTGAagctattttttaaatggccCCTTAAGGCGGCGTACATAAATGTACATAAAACTTCGTATGGAAAATCAGCTTGTCTGATTCAATTTtaagtatacatatatattttttcaataaaaaaaaggttgcgcatacaccacagt encodes:
- the LOC129918135 gene encoding uncharacterized protein LOC129918135, translating into MHHNLLAQISLLEDKLKTSLPTIEKSEIKHMVAHYTAQKNNIELSIHQIQANDGADVAQSRSIAKDSAVDSKSIPLILNFFKRGQTPTPEQSNANIGYSLANHPTATYVFQGPPPPPAPLPVNVQNGFPQQVYYQEQPQQQVVPQYVPQPQVVHHPQVQEIQYQPQQVQPQFQPQPQFQVQPQFYASADQSPHHYQEQHQQVQYQEVISQPQYQQQAQQIQGQYEPQFYASADQSTQQQPEQEQPSDHQEQINHESAQQYVPTPQEIQQYQQQMQLQAQQQPQIQPQPQYQLQPQPQPQPQPQPQPQPQPQPQPQPQIQPQQQYSFESVFRPSSVPVRRPQVSEFDTQRYQQQGPFGQKEGIFVYYPNGVITDDKDRPTIANRFGQAFDRFGQAISNAIRQPTTSPTVENGLSSAPRSEILPAKDEVKGSSKKTSSKQKPLVEKKTKLNSEDTKEEKEISKP